In Blastopirellula sp. J2-11, a single genomic region encodes these proteins:
- a CDS encoding DUF1349 domain-containing protein yields MWAALAPLLFAEITDWGQIEDPRGDCPIEENDRRLEFHVPAGIHNLNPVIGDTSAPRVWRGVEGDFVIEARVLDFPIPLENTGLIRSSYVAAGLMVWQDDKNFLRWTRSAVGETKATFASAEIYEQGKLAGGLTLPWNGEPMWLRLERRGDRIYLWLSSDGLKWRRHTSLRMPFLPQVKVGVFALNSTKKEFAASFSDFYLLESAAEVN; encoded by the coding sequence GTGTGGGCTGCATTGGCGCCCCTGCTGTTCGCCGAAATTACCGATTGGGGCCAGATTGAGGATCCGCGAGGAGATTGCCCGATTGAGGAAAACGACAGGCGGCTGGAGTTTCATGTTCCCGCAGGGATTCACAACCTTAATCCGGTCATCGGCGATACGTCGGCCCCGCGCGTTTGGCGCGGTGTCGAGGGCGATTTTGTGATCGAAGCCCGAGTACTCGACTTCCCTATTCCACTCGAAAATACGGGACTTATCCGCTCCAGTTACGTTGCGGCCGGTCTGATGGTCTGGCAAGACGACAAAAATTTTCTGCGATGGACGAGATCTGCGGTGGGCGAAACCAAAGCGACGTTCGCATCGGCGGAAATCTACGAACAGGGAAAATTGGCCGGCGGCCTAACTCTCCCCTGGAACGGAGAGCCGATGTGGCTGCGTTTGGAGCGGCGTGGAGATCGTATTTATCTTTGGCTCAGCAGCGATGGCCTGAAATGGCGACGCCATACATCGCTGCGAATGCCATTCTTGCCCCAGGTGAAGGTCGGAGTATTCGCGTTGAACTCGACGAAAAAGGAGTTCGCAGCCAGCTTTAGCGACTTCTACCTGCTGGAATCCGCCGCCGAAGTGAACTAG